The Xanthobacter flavus genome includes a window with the following:
- a CDS encoding manganese/iron ABC transporter ATP-binding protein, giving the protein MNAPLSRQSLAEAGAGIVVEHVTVTYRNGHTALRDASFAIPTGTITALVGVNGSGKSTLFKTIMGFLKAARGEVRILGMSVPEALKRNVVAYVPQAEEVDWTFPVLVEDVVMMGRYGHMNFLRMPGAADRAAVEAALSRVNMLDFRTRQIGELSGGQRKRVFLARALAQDARVILLDEPFTGVDVKTEDAIIGLLRALRDEGRVMLVSTHNLGSVPEFCDRTVLVKGTVLAYGLTSEVFTQANLEKAFGGVLRHFVLDESHSATPGTLGVLTDDERPLVLYKDRPAQSGTAGSSEGIG; this is encoded by the coding sequence ATGAACGCGCCCCTCTCCCGCCAGAGCCTCGCCGAGGCCGGCGCCGGCATCGTCGTCGAGCATGTCACCGTCACCTATCGCAACGGCCACACGGCGCTGCGTGACGCGAGCTTCGCCATTCCCACCGGCACCATCACGGCGCTGGTGGGGGTGAACGGTTCGGGCAAGTCCACCCTGTTCAAGACCATCATGGGCTTCCTCAAGGCGGCGCGCGGCGAGGTGCGCATTCTCGGCATGAGCGTGCCCGAGGCGCTGAAGCGCAACGTGGTCGCCTATGTGCCGCAGGCCGAGGAGGTGGACTGGACCTTCCCCGTCCTCGTCGAGGACGTGGTGATGATGGGCCGCTACGGCCACATGAACTTCCTGCGCATGCCCGGCGCCGCCGACCGCGCGGCGGTGGAGGCGGCGCTCTCGCGCGTCAACATGCTGGACTTCCGCACGCGGCAGATCGGCGAACTCTCCGGCGGGCAGCGAAAGCGCGTGTTCCTCGCCCGCGCGCTTGCGCAGGACGCCCGCGTGATCCTGCTGGACGAGCCCTTCACCGGCGTGGACGTGAAGACCGAGGACGCCATCATCGGCCTGCTGCGTGCCCTGCGCGACGAGGGGCGGGTGATGCTGGTCTCCACCCACAATCTCGGCTCGGTGCCGGAATTCTGCGACCGCACCGTGCTGGTGAAGGGTACCGTGCTCGCCTACGGCCTCACCTCCGAGGTGTTCACGCAAGCGAACCTCGAAAAGGCCTTCGGCGGCGTGCTGCGCCACTTCGTGCTGGACGAGAGCCATTCCGCCACCCCCGGCACGCTCGGCGTGCTCACCGACGACGAGCGTCCCCTCGTGCTCTACAAGGACCGCCCCGCCCAGAGCGGCACGGCGGGATCGAGCGAGGGGATCGGGTGA
- the argF gene encoding ornithine carbamoyltransferase, producing MRGNGVRHFLDLSEIPAEELRRVLDFSKDLKARRKAGEPVEKPLAGKSLAMVFDKPSTRTRVSFDLAMRQLGGETIMLTGQEMQLGRGETIADTARVLSRFVDAIMIRILDHDDLTELAKYATVPVINGLTRISHPCQVMADVMTFEEHRGPITGRSVAWTGDANNVLASWVHAAQRFDFSLKVATPKELSPRQALKDFVKRTKAKVKFMRDPEEAVEGVDCVITDTWVSMGDKEAERRHNILKPYQVNSALMARADKDAIFMHCLPAHRGEEVTDVVMDGPQSVVFDEAENRLHAQKGVLAWCFDAVGG from the coding sequence ATGAGGGGGAATGGGGTGCGTCATTTTCTCGACCTGTCCGAGATCCCGGCCGAGGAGCTGCGCCGGGTCCTGGACTTCTCCAAGGACCTGAAGGCCCGGCGCAAGGCGGGCGAGCCGGTGGAAAAGCCGCTCGCCGGCAAGTCGCTGGCGATGGTGTTTGACAAGCCGTCCACCCGCACGCGCGTGTCGTTCGACCTCGCCATGCGCCAGCTGGGCGGCGAGACCATCATGCTCACCGGCCAGGAGATGCAGCTCGGCCGCGGCGAGACCATCGCCGACACGGCCCGCGTGCTGTCGCGCTTCGTCGACGCCATCATGATCCGCATCCTGGACCATGACGACCTGACGGAGCTGGCCAAATACGCCACCGTGCCGGTCATCAACGGCCTCACCCGCATCTCCCATCCCTGCCAGGTGATGGCGGACGTGATGACCTTCGAGGAGCATCGCGGCCCCATCACCGGCCGCTCGGTGGCCTGGACGGGCGACGCCAACAACGTGCTGGCCTCGTGGGTGCACGCCGCCCAGCGCTTCGACTTCTCCCTGAAGGTGGCGACGCCCAAGGAATTGTCGCCGCGTCAGGCGCTGAAGGATTTCGTCAAGCGCACCAAGGCCAAGGTGAAGTTCATGCGCGACCCGGAAGAGGCGGTGGAGGGCGTGGATTGCGTCATCACCGACACCTGGGTCTCCATGGGCGACAAGGAGGCCGAGCGCCGCCACAACATCCTCAAGCCCTATCAGGTCAATTCGGCCCTGATGGCGCGGGCGGACAAGGATGCCATCTTCATGCACTGCCTGCCCGCCCATCGCGGGGAAGAGGTGACGGACGTGGTGATGGACGGCCCGCAGTCCGTGGTGTTCGACGAGGCGGAGAACCGCCTGCACGCGCAGAAGGGCGTGCTCGCCTGGTGCTTCGACGCGGTCGGCGGCTGA
- the ybaL gene encoding YbaL family putative K(+) efflux transporter, which translates to MPHDTPLIATLVGAFVLAFVLGAIAQRLKLSPLVGYLLAGVLVGPFTPGFVADEHLALELAEIGVILLMFGVGLHFSLSDLLSVRAIAIPGAVVQIAVATLMGMGLAWAMGWGLGAGIVFGIALSVASTVVLLRALQERRMVESEQGRIAVGWLIVEDLAMVLALVLLPALSGALGGRTVTTGTIDWLGLGGDVWTTLAVTLVKVAGFVVLMLVVGRRVIPWVMHWVAHIGSRELFRLAVLAIALGVAFGSAKLFGVSFALGAFFAGMVLSESPLSHRAAEETLPLRDAFAVLFFVSVGMLVDPSIVVKSPVPLLVTVLIVLFGKSIAAFLIVRAFGYGNSTAFTISASLAQIGEFSFILVALGVDLQLLPSEGRDLILAAAIISILANPFFFLVLDRYRARHAPLRPEKAAAPVPAPQPIPELPVTALANHTVLVGYGRVGRLVADGLKAAGTPFLVIEDQGDRLEELKRLGLEAVNANAASAPAIAAANLVGARRIILAIPDGFEASNVLKRARQLNPGIEIVARAHSDAEVEHLRQSGADFIIMGEREVARGMLAHVLETSQNDIAAAAAAEQAVPGGNQAGPPLAPDAAQVADSASGVAAAASVEPGPNQRGLAEPAAAAQKETL; encoded by the coding sequence TTGCCCCACGACACGCCGCTTATTGCGACCCTCGTGGGGGCTTTCGTCCTCGCCTTCGTGCTGGGCGCCATCGCGCAGCGCCTCAAGCTGTCGCCGCTGGTGGGCTATCTCCTCGCCGGCGTGCTGGTGGGGCCGTTCACCCCCGGCTTCGTGGCCGACGAGCATCTGGCGCTGGAGCTGGCGGAGATCGGCGTCATCCTCCTGATGTTCGGCGTCGGCCTGCATTTTTCCTTGTCCGACCTTCTGTCGGTGAGAGCCATCGCCATTCCCGGCGCGGTGGTGCAGATCGCGGTGGCGACCCTCATGGGCATGGGCCTCGCCTGGGCGATGGGCTGGGGCCTCGGGGCGGGCATCGTCTTCGGCATCGCTTTGTCGGTCGCCTCCACCGTGGTGCTGCTGCGCGCCCTGCAGGAACGGCGCATGGTGGAGAGCGAGCAGGGACGCATCGCGGTGGGCTGGCTCATCGTCGAGGACCTCGCCATGGTCCTGGCGCTGGTGCTGCTGCCGGCCCTCTCCGGCGCGCTCGGCGGACGCACGGTGACCACCGGCACCATCGACTGGCTGGGCCTCGGCGGGGATGTGTGGACCACGCTCGCCGTTACGCTGGTGAAGGTGGCGGGTTTCGTGGTGCTGATGCTGGTGGTGGGCCGCCGCGTCATCCCGTGGGTGATGCACTGGGTGGCGCACATCGGCTCGCGCGAGCTGTTCCGGCTTGCGGTGCTGGCCATCGCGCTGGGCGTCGCGTTCGGCTCGGCCAAGCTGTTCGGCGTGTCGTTCGCGCTCGGCGCCTTCTTCGCCGGCATGGTGTTGAGCGAAAGCCCCCTCTCCCACCGCGCCGCCGAGGAGACGCTGCCCCTGCGCGACGCCTTCGCCGTGCTGTTCTTCGTCTCGGTGGGCATGCTGGTGGACCCCTCCATCGTGGTGAAGAGCCCGGTTCCGCTGCTGGTGACGGTGCTGATCGTGCTGTTCGGCAAGTCGATCGCCGCCTTTCTCATCGTGCGGGCGTTCGGCTACGGCAATTCCACCGCCTTCACCATCTCCGCCTCGCTGGCGCAGATCGGCGAATTCTCCTTCATCCTCGTGGCGCTGGGCGTGGACCTGCAATTGCTGCCGTCCGAGGGGCGCGACCTGATCCTCGCGGCGGCGATCATCTCCATCCTCGCCAACCCCTTCTTCTTCCTGGTGCTGGACCGCTACCGCGCCCGCCATGCGCCGCTGCGGCCGGAGAAAGCCGCCGCGCCCGTCCCTGCCCCGCAGCCCATTCCTGAACTGCCGGTGACGGCGCTCGCCAACCACACCGTGCTCGTGGGCTACGGCCGGGTGGGCCGCCTCGTCGCCGACGGGCTGAAGGCGGCGGGCACGCCCTTCCTCGTCATCGAGGACCAGGGCGACCGGCTGGAGGAGCTGAAGCGCCTCGGCCTGGAGGCGGTGAACGCCAACGCCGCCTCGGCCCCCGCCATTGCGGCGGCCAATCTCGTCGGCGCGCGGCGCATCATCCTCGCCATCCCGGACGGGTTCGAGGCCAGCAACGTGCTGAAGAGGGCGCGCCAGCTCAATCCCGGCATCGAGATCGTGGCGCGCGCCCATTCGGATGCGGAAGTTGAGCACCTGAGGCAGAGCGGGGCCGATTTCATCATCATGGGCGAGCGGGAGGTGGCGCGCGGCATGCTGGCGCATGTGCTGGAGACCTCCCAGAACGATATCGCCGCAGCCGCGGCCGCCGAACAGGCGGTGCCGGGCGGAAATCAGGCGGGACCGCCGCTTGCCCCGGATGCCGCGCAGGTGGCCGACTCGGCATCGGGCGTGGCAGCCGCCGCTTCCGTGGAGCCCGGCCCCAACCAGCGCGGCCTTGCGGAGCCTGCTGCGGCGGCGCAAAAAGAGACGCTGTAG
- a CDS encoding metal ABC transporter substrate-binding protein, with amino-acid sequence MSRRHFPALALAAAAAFLAPQPARAAPPFKVVTTFTVIADMAKNVAGDAAQVESITKPGAEIHNYQPTPGDLIKAQGANLILWNGLNLELWFEKFFSRLKNVPSVVVSKGVEPMGITDGPYSGKPNPHAWMSPSAALIYVDNIRDALVKYDPANAATYTANAAAYKAKITAAIDPIRAELEKVPAEQRWLVTSEGAFSYLARDFGLKALYLWPINADQQGTPQQVRRVVDLMRKDKIPVIFSESTISAEPAKQVARETGARYGGVLYVDSLSDASGPVPTYLDLLRVTSSTIAAGLTGKAAQ; translated from the coding sequence TTGTCCCGCCGGCATTTTCCGGCGCTCGCCCTCGCCGCCGCGGCGGCTTTTCTCGCCCCCCAGCCGGCCCGCGCGGCTCCGCCGTTCAAGGTGGTCACCACCTTCACCGTCATCGCCGACATGGCGAAGAACGTGGCGGGGGACGCCGCGCAGGTGGAGAGCATCACCAAGCCCGGCGCCGAGATCCATAATTACCAGCCGACCCCCGGCGACCTCATCAAGGCGCAGGGCGCGAACCTGATCCTGTGGAACGGGCTGAACCTGGAACTGTGGTTCGAGAAATTCTTCTCGCGCCTGAAGAACGTGCCGAGCGTGGTGGTCTCCAAGGGCGTCGAGCCCATGGGCATCACGGATGGCCCCTATAGCGGCAAGCCCAACCCGCACGCCTGGATGTCACCCTCCGCCGCGCTGATCTACGTGGACAACATCCGCGACGCGCTGGTGAAGTATGATCCGGCCAACGCCGCGACCTACACGGCCAATGCCGCCGCCTACAAGGCGAAGATCACCGCCGCCATCGACCCCATCCGCGCCGAGCTGGAAAAGGTGCCGGCCGAGCAGCGCTGGCTCGTCACCAGCGAGGGCGCCTTCTCCTACCTCGCCCGCGATTTCGGGCTGAAGGCGCTCTACCTCTGGCCCATCAATGCCGACCAGCAAGGTACCCCCCAGCAGGTGCGCCGCGTGGTGGACCTGATGCGGAAGGACAAGATCCCCGTCATCTTCTCGGAAAGCACCATCTCGGCCGAGCCCGCCAAGCAGGTGGCACGGGAGACCGGCGCGCGCTACGGCGGCGTGCTCTATGTGGATTCCCTCTCCGATGCGTCCGGGCCGGTGCCCACCTATCTCGACCTGCTGAGGGTGACCAGCAGCACCATCGCCGCCGGCCTGACGGGAAAGGCGGCACAATGA
- a CDS encoding aspartate aminotransferase family protein, with protein sequence MITPVLPTYARIDLQFERGEGCWLVTTDGRRFLDFTAGIAVNVLGHANPYLAAALSEQASKLWHVSNLFRIPGAEKLADRLKAATFADTMFFTNSGAEALECAIKMARRYQYVSGHPEKNRIITFEGAFHGRTLATIAAGGNPKYLEGFGPDLPGFDQVPFGDLDAARAAVTSETAAILVEPVQGEGGVRVPPAGFLAGLRQLCDENGLLLVLDEVQSGVGRTGRLFAHEWTGVTPDIMSVAKGIGGGFPMGACLATEEAAKGMTVGTHGSTYGGNPLAMAVGNAVLDVVLEEGFLDRVNRVAGRFQQRLAELRDSHPAVIAELRGQGLLLGIKAAVPAPELIAALREEGMLVPGAAENVIRLLPPLNVSEEEVGIAADKIEAACRRIEARLAADPVKGAAE encoded by the coding sequence GTGATCACCCCCGTTCTGCCGACCTACGCACGCATCGACCTCCAGTTCGAGAGGGGAGAGGGCTGCTGGCTCGTCACGACGGACGGGCGACGTTTCCTCGACTTCACCGCCGGCATCGCCGTGAACGTGCTGGGCCACGCCAACCCTTATCTCGCCGCCGCGCTCTCCGAGCAGGCGTCGAAGCTGTGGCACGTGTCCAACCTGTTCCGCATTCCCGGCGCCGAGAAGCTGGCCGACCGGCTGAAGGCCGCGACCTTCGCGGACACCATGTTTTTCACCAATTCCGGTGCGGAAGCGCTGGAGTGCGCCATCAAGATGGCGCGCCGCTATCAATATGTGAGCGGCCATCCGGAGAAGAACCGCATCATCACCTTCGAGGGCGCCTTCCACGGGCGCACGCTGGCGACCATCGCCGCCGGCGGCAACCCGAAGTATCTGGAAGGCTTCGGCCCGGACCTGCCGGGCTTCGACCAGGTGCCGTTCGGCGACCTGGACGCGGCCCGCGCCGCAGTGACCTCCGAGACCGCCGCCATCCTGGTGGAGCCGGTGCAGGGCGAGGGCGGCGTGCGCGTGCCGCCGGCAGGCTTCCTCGCCGGCCTGCGCCAGCTGTGCGACGAGAACGGCCTGCTGCTGGTGCTGGACGAGGTGCAGAGCGGTGTCGGCCGCACCGGGCGCCTGTTCGCGCACGAGTGGACCGGCGTCACGCCGGACATCATGTCGGTGGCCAAGGGCATCGGCGGCGGCTTCCCCATGGGCGCGTGCCTCGCCACCGAGGAGGCGGCCAAGGGCATGACGGTGGGCACCCACGGTTCCACCTATGGCGGCAACCCGCTGGCCATGGCGGTGGGCAATGCGGTGCTGGACGTGGTCCTGGAGGAGGGCTTCCTCGATCGCGTCAACCGCGTCGCCGGCCGCTTCCAGCAGCGCCTCGCCGAGCTGCGCGACAGCCATCCGGCCGTCATCGCCGAACTGCGCGGGCAGGGCCTGCTGCTCGGCATCAAGGCCGCCGTGCCCGCGCCCGAGCTGATCGCGGCGCTGCGCGAGGAGGGCATGCTGGTGCCCGGCGCCGCCGAAAACGTCATCCGCCTTCTGCCGCCGCTCAACGTGAGCGAGGAGGAGGTGGGCATCGCAGCCGACAAGATCGAAGCCGCCTGCCGGCGCATCGAGGCGCGCCTCGCCGCAGATCCGGTGAAGGGAGCGGCCGAATGA
- the hisS gene encoding histidine--tRNA ligase: MAKEFKPKARLPRGLVDRTGAELSATRAMLEKIRAVYALYGFEALETPAIEYTDALGKFLPDLDRPNEGVFSFQDDDEQWLSLRYDLTAPLARYVAEHFEQLPKPYRSYRAGYVFRNEKPGPGRFRQFMQFDADTVGAPSVAADAEICMMAADTLEAVGIPRGSYVVKVNNRKVLDGVMEAIGLGGDENAGRRLTVLRAIDKFDKFGAEGVALLLGPGRKDESGDFTKGAGLDERQAAVVLAMLTGKGVRATDVGVEVELDDVGLATALAGNAAFQDGMAELNDIRTLLAAGGYQDRVKIDPSVVRGLEYYTGPVYEAELTFEITDETGRPVRFGSVAGGGRYDGLVARFRGEKVPATGFSIGVSRLLAALAFLGKMDADAEVGPVVVLAMDKEPARIADYMKMVAELRANGIRAEMYLGGAGMKAQMKYADRRGAPAVIIQGSNEKDAGEVQIKDLVEGAKIAAGIADNAEYRAARPAQFAVKESEMVAAIRDVLERRAAPSLGLDD; encoded by the coding sequence ATGGCCAAAGAATTCAAGCCGAAGGCGCGGCTCCCGCGCGGCCTTGTCGACCGCACCGGCGCGGAGCTGTCCGCCACCCGCGCCATGCTGGAGAAGATCCGCGCCGTCTATGCGCTCTACGGCTTCGAGGCGCTGGAGACCCCGGCCATCGAATATACGGACGCGCTCGGCAAGTTCCTGCCCGACCTCGACCGGCCCAACGAGGGCGTCTTTTCCTTCCAGGACGATGACGAGCAGTGGCTCTCCCTGCGCTACGACCTCACCGCGCCGCTGGCGCGCTATGTGGCCGAGCATTTCGAACAGCTGCCCAAGCCCTATCGCTCCTACCGGGCGGGCTATGTCTTCCGCAACGAGAAGCCCGGCCCCGGCCGCTTCCGCCAGTTCATGCAGTTCGACGCCGACACGGTGGGCGCTCCTTCGGTGGCCGCCGACGCCGAGATCTGCATGATGGCCGCCGACACGCTGGAGGCGGTGGGCATTCCGCGCGGCTCCTATGTGGTGAAGGTGAACAACCGCAAGGTGCTCGACGGCGTGATGGAGGCCATCGGCCTCGGCGGCGACGAGAATGCCGGCCGCCGCCTCACCGTGCTGCGCGCCATCGACAAGTTCGACAAGTTCGGCGCCGAGGGCGTCGCCCTCCTGCTCGGTCCCGGCCGCAAGGACGAGAGCGGCGACTTCACCAAGGGCGCCGGCCTCGATGAGCGGCAGGCGGCCGTGGTGCTCGCCATGCTCACCGGCAAGGGCGTGCGCGCCACCGATGTGGGCGTCGAGGTGGAACTGGACGATGTCGGGCTCGCCACCGCGCTCGCCGGCAACGCCGCCTTCCAGGACGGCATGGCGGAGCTGAACGACATCCGCACCCTGCTCGCGGCCGGCGGCTATCAGGACCGGGTGAAGATCGACCCTTCCGTGGTGCGCGGCCTCGAATATTACACCGGCCCCGTCTACGAGGCGGAGCTGACCTTCGAGATCACCGACGAAACCGGCCGCCCCGTGCGCTTCGGCTCGGTGGCCGGCGGGGGGCGCTATGACGGCCTCGTCGCCCGCTTCCGCGGCGAGAAGGTGCCGGCGACCGGCTTCTCCATCGGCGTCTCCCGCCTGCTCGCGGCCCTCGCCTTCCTCGGCAAGATGGACGCGGACGCCGAGGTCGGCCCCGTCGTGGTGCTGGCCATGGACAAGGAGCCGGCCCGCATCGCCGATTACATGAAGATGGTGGCCGAGCTGCGCGCCAACGGCATCCGCGCCGAGATGTATCTCGGCGGCGCCGGCATGAAGGCGCAGATGAAATATGCCGACCGGCGCGGCGCCCCGGCCGTCATCATCCAGGGCTCCAACGAGAAGGACGCCGGTGAGGTCCAGATCAAGGATCTGGTGGAAGGCGCGAAGATCGCCGCCGGCATCGCCGACAATGCGGAATATCGCGCCGCCCGTCCTGCCCAGTTCGCGGTGAAGGAAAGCGAGATGGTCGCCGCCATCCGCGACGTGCTGGAGCGCCGCGCGGCGCCCTCGCTGGGGCTGGACGACTGA
- a CDS encoding GcrA family cell cycle regulator has translation MSWNDERVELLKKLWSEGLSASQIATELGEVTRNAVIGKVHRLGLSGRAKSAPTPARPRASGAAPAKAGPMNGPMGAPAGRPDAQARPQRPTTIGNTALAADLDEAPEEAPAPAPVMSDNVVPMTQGCTIMQLTESTCRWPLGEPGTESFHFCGGKANPGMPYCQTHARIAYQPVQDRRRDRRLAFL, from the coding sequence ATGAGCTGGAATGACGAGCGCGTCGAACTCTTGAAAAAGCTCTGGAGCGAAGGCCTCTCCGCGAGCCAGATCGCGACGGAGCTTGGCGAGGTGACGCGCAATGCCGTCATCGGCAAGGTCCACCGCCTCGGCCTGTCCGGCCGGGCGAAGTCCGCCCCCACCCCGGCGCGCCCCCGCGCCAGCGGAGCGGCGCCGGCAAAGGCCGGCCCGATGAACGGGCCGATGGGCGCCCCGGCCGGGCGTCCCGACGCTCAGGCGCGGCCGCAGCGGCCCACCACCATCGGCAACACCGCGCTTGCGGCCGATCTGGACGAGGCACCGGAAGAGGCACCGGCGCCCGCCCCCGTCATGAGCGACAACGTGGTGCCCATGACCCAGGGCTGCACCATCATGCAGCTCACCGAGAGCACCTGTCGCTGGCCGCTGGGCGAGCCCGGCACCGAGAGCTTCCATTTCTGCGGCGGCAAGGCCAATCCGGGCATGCCCTATTGCCAGACCCACGCCCGCATCGCCTACCAGCCGGTGCAGGACCGCCGCCGCGACCGCCGTCTCGCGTTTCTCTGA
- a CDS encoding allantoate amidohydrolase, with translation MPRSATGSASLPSPLDGETIVSRLKELAACTDVPGEMTRLTLTPAHKRAAAQVSFWMREAGLAQVHMDATGSIVGRYAADRANAKTLILGSHIDTVRNAGIYDGNLGVLVAIAAVEALKQNGIRLPFAIEVAAFADEEGVRFLSTLTSSKAMAGLFDPKSLEDVDAQGISRIEALRSFGAPVDRVADCRRDPAETLGYVEVHIEQGPVLEAAGAPLGIVTGIAGASRGYVRIRGEAGHSGTLPMAMRHDALAAAAEMILAVEARGRADGKELVATVGTLIIAGSAVNVVPGEVQFSLDVRALSDALRTRAVADIRAAVADIAARRGVKASVDIGHEVPAAPCHGPLKERMARVVESLQLPVMRLPSGAGHDAMVFRGVMPMAMLFVRSENGSHNPREYAAPADIGLAAEALYAFLLKTAEEM, from the coding sequence GTGCCCCGCTCCGCCACCGGCTCCGCCTCGCTCCCCTCGCCCCTCGACGGCGAGACCATCGTCTCTCGCCTGAAGGAGCTAGCCGCCTGCACCGACGTGCCCGGCGAGATGACGCGCCTGACGCTGACCCCGGCCCACAAAAGGGCGGCGGCGCAGGTGTCGTTCTGGATGCGGGAGGCGGGGCTCGCGCAGGTCCACATGGACGCCACCGGCTCCATCGTCGGCCGCTATGCCGCCGACCGGGCGAACGCCAAGACCCTCATCCTCGGCTCGCACATCGATACCGTGCGCAATGCCGGCATCTATGACGGCAATCTCGGCGTGCTCGTCGCCATCGCCGCCGTGGAGGCGCTGAAGCAGAACGGCATCCGCCTGCCCTTCGCCATCGAGGTCGCGGCCTTCGCCGACGAGGAGGGCGTGCGCTTCCTCTCCACCCTCACCTCCTCCAAGGCCATGGCCGGCCTCTTCGATCCGAAAAGCCTGGAGGACGTGGACGCGCAGGGCATCTCCCGCATCGAGGCGCTGCGCTCCTTCGGCGCGCCGGTGGATCGCGTCGCCGACTGCCGGCGCGATCCCGCCGAGACGCTGGGCTATGTGGAAGTGCATATCGAGCAGGGCCCGGTGCTGGAGGCGGCGGGCGCGCCGCTCGGCATCGTCACCGGCATCGCCGGGGCCTCGCGCGGCTATGTGCGCATCCGGGGCGAGGCCGGCCATTCCGGCACGTTGCCCATGGCCATGCGCCACGACGCGCTCGCCGCCGCCGCCGAAATGATCCTCGCCGTGGAGGCGCGCGGCCGCGCCGACGGGAAGGAACTCGTCGCCACGGTCGGCACCCTCATCATCGCCGGCAGCGCGGTCAACGTGGTGCCCGGGGAGGTGCAATTCTCCCTCGACGTGCGCGCCCTCTCGGACGCATTGCGCACCCGTGCCGTCGCCGACATCCGCGCGGCGGTCGCCGATATCGCGGCCCGGCGTGGGGTGAAGGCCAGCGTGGACATCGGCCACGAGGTGCCCGCCGCCCCCTGCCACGGACCGCTCAAGGAGCGCATGGCGCGGGTGGTGGAGAGCCTTCAGCTGCCCGTGATGCGCCTGCCCTCCGGTGCCGGCCACGACGCCATGGTGTTTCGCGGCGTGATGCCCATGGCCATGCTGTTCGTGCGCTCGGAGAACGGCAGCCACAACCCCCGCGAATACGCCGCCCCCGCCGACATCGGCCTCGCGGCGGAAGCGCTCTATGCGTTTCTGCTGAAGACGGCGGAGGAGATGTGA
- a CDS encoding Hsp33 family molecular chaperone — protein MKGERTRTATRAASDAAQDDIVTAFQVDALDIRGRTVRLGPTLDALLAHHAYPPAVKRVVGEAVTLAVLLGSSLKFEGRFILQTQTDGPVDMVVADFVTPDKIRAYARYDADALAEAERRNETSPAALLGRGHLAMTIDQGISTNRYQGVVALDGSGLEAAAHEYFHQSEQIPTRVRLAVGEEMKPGGGESSWRAGGLLAQFLPQDASRARMADLSPGDAPEGVEEHTVDEDDAWVEARSLVGTLEDVELIDRDLSSERLLYRLFHERGVRVFDALPIAARCSCSREKVSGVLASFGPEERREMIQDDGKVTVTCEFCGRTYKFTAEEVLGRADG, from the coding sequence ATGAAGGGCGAGCGCACCCGCACCGCCACCCGCGCCGCATCGGATGCCGCGCAGGACGATATCGTCACCGCCTTCCAGGTGGACGCCCTCGACATTCGCGGCCGCACGGTCCGCCTCGGCCCCACGCTCGATGCGCTTCTCGCCCATCACGCCTATCCCCCCGCCGTGAAGCGGGTGGTGGGCGAGGCGGTGACGCTCGCCGTCCTGCTCGGCTCCTCGCTGAAGTTCGAGGGCCGCTTCATCCTCCAGACCCAGACCGACGGGCCGGTGGACATGGTGGTGGCCGACTTCGTCACCCCCGACAAGATCCGCGCCTATGCCCGCTACGATGCCGATGCCCTGGCGGAAGCAGAGCGCCGCAACGAGACCTCGCCCGCGGCTTTGCTCGGGCGTGGCCATCTCGCCATGACCATCGACCAGGGCATCAGCACCAACCGCTACCAGGGCGTGGTCGCCCTCGACGGCTCGGGGCTGGAGGCGGCGGCGCACGAATATTTCCACCAGTCGGAGCAGATCCCCACCCGGGTGCGCCTCGCCGTCGGCGAGGAGATGAAGCCGGGGGGAGGGGAGTCCTCCTGGCGTGCCGGCGGCCTGCTCGCCCAGTTCCTGCCGCAGGACGCCTCCCGCGCCCGCATGGCCGACCTCTCCCCCGGCGACGCGCCCGAGGGCGTGGAAGAGCACACGGTGGACGAGGACGACGCCTGGGTGGAGGCCCGCTCCCTCGTCGGCACGCTGGAGGACGTGGAGCTGATCGACCGCGACCTCTCCTCCGAGCGGCTGCTCTACCGCCTGTTCCACGAGCGCGGGGTGCGGGTGTTCGACGCGCTGCCCATCGCCGCGCGCTGCTCGTGCTCGCGCGAAAAGGTCTCCGGCGTCCTCGCCTCCTTCGGGCCGGAGGAGCGCCGCGAGATGATCCAGGACGACGGCAAGGTGACGGTGACCTGCGAATTCTGCGGCCGCACCTACAAGTTCACCGCCGAGGAGGTTCTCGGCCGGGCGGACGGGTGA